The following DNA comes from Leifsonia sp. 1010.
CAACCAGCAGGAGAGCCACCTCGAGCGGACCTTCTCGGATGTCGCCGCGTACGTGCAGACGATCGTGTCGCCCGCGCAGGCGCAGGCCGTCGTCGACACCGCGTTCCGGACCGCGATCACCCGGCTGCAGCCGTGCGTGATCATCCTTCCCCACGACGTGCAGGGACAGAAGATGGTCGAGCCGGGGCCGGAGATGTGGCAGTCGCGTTCGAGTGCTGTGGCCCCATCCACCGCCATCGCTCCCCCGCTGGAGCAGCTGCAGGCCGCCGCCGATCTCATCAACGCCGGCGAGCGCGTCACCTTCCTGGTGGGCGCCGGGGCGAACGGTGCGACCGCGGAGGTGCTGGAGGCGGCGAAGCTCGCCGGCGCCGGGGTCATCACGTCCCTCCGCGGAAAGCAGGTCGTGCCGTCGGACGTGCCGTTCCACACCCAGCAGCTGGGGCTCCTCGGCTCCCGGCCGAGCTACCACCAGATGAAGGAGTGCGACACGCTCGTGCTGCTCGGCACCAACTATCCGTACGGGCAGTTCCTGCCGGCGACCCGTCAGGCCCGGGCCGTGCAGATCGACCTGCGGCCGGAGCAGCTCGGCCTGCGGTATCCGACCGAGGTGAGCATCTGGGCGGACGTGAAGACCGCCCTGACCGGCCTTCTTCCCCTGCTCACGCAGAAGGAGGACCTCTCCTGGCAGGAGAAGGTCGTCGACGACATGCAGAAGTGGGACGACGAGCTCGCCGCACAGGCTGAGCAGACCTATGACGACGGGGTGAACCCGCGCAGGGTGTACGCGGAGCTGAACAAGAGGCTCCCTGCCGGTGCGATCGTCACCGCCGACGCGGGTACCACCGCCGACTGGTACGGCCACTACATCCGGCTTCACGACGGGATGCTCGGCGACCTCTCCGGCCGCCTCGCCACGATGATCGCGGCGATGCCCTACGCGGAGGCGGCGAAGTTCGCGTATTCGGATCGGACGGTCGTCTGCACCATCGGCGACGGCGCGTTCCAGATGCTCGGGATGAATGAGCTGATCACCATCAAGAAGTACCTGTCACGGTGGTCCGACCCGACCTTCATCGTCCTGGTGCTGCACAACGACGACCTCACGCAGGTCTCGTGGGAGATGCGCACCGAGGACGCGAACCCCGTCTGGGAGACCGCACAGGCCGTCGAGTCCGTCGACTACGCCGGCTGGGCGCGCCTCCTCGGCTTCAACGGCATCACCGTGACCGACGACGACGATGTGGCCGCCGCGTGGGATGCCGCATTCGCCCACCGCGGCGTCACGCTGATCGACGCGCACACCAGCAAGAACGTGCCGCCCCTCCCCCCGCACATCACAGCGGAGTTCGCCAAGAACACGGCGTTCGCGCTGCTGAAGGGCGACCCGGACGGGCTCGGCGCCATCAAGGACTCGGCCACCTCGCTCGTCACCGAGGGCGTGGAGCGCGTGAAGGGGGTGCTGCACCGGGACCACGGCGACGACGAGGGGTGATCCCGGCGCGCTGCTAGTGCTCGTCCCTGTTGTGCTCGTCCCTGTTGTGCTCGTCCCTGTTGTGCTCGTCCTGGTCGTGACCGTGCCGATCGTGATCGTGCTCGTGCTCGTGCTCGGCCTTGGGGTAGTTGCCCGCGCGCTGGTGCGTGCTGCGCACCAGCGGTACTTCGCCGTCGCGCTCGGCGCCGATGTACGTCCCGGTCACGTCCGCTTCCGGTCCGACCCCGCCGCTCTCGGTGTACTGCCCGTGGACTCCGCGCGGCTCGGGCGCCTCCGGATCAGCCTGCGTGTAGCGGCCTTCGAGCCCGTCCCGCTCGTTCTCCTGCACCATGGTCACCGCCTCCTCTTTGATTGCGATATCGCAATTATCTCACCAGTGAGGCCGCTCGGGGCGGCGTTGACCGATCCAGGGTAGAAAGGACGCGTGAGCGAAGATCTGCAGGTGGAGGCCGCCCTGGGCGCCGCCGACGTCTTGATGCGCGTGGCCGCCCGCTCGGTCATGGAGGTCGAGGACGTCGTCACCTCCCCGCAGCTCCGAGTCCTGGTCCTCATAGCCCGGCGTGGACCCCGCACGCTCGGCGATGTCGCCGCCGAGCTCGGTGTGCACGCCTCCAACGCGACGCGCCTCAGCGACAAGCTCGTCCAGGCCGGCCTCGTCGAGCGCCACGAGGACCCCGAGGACCGCCGCTACGTCCGCCTCACCCTCACGCGCGCCGGCCGCCGCCTGGTGGAGCGCGTCATCGGCCACCGACGCCAGGCGATCGCCGAGGTCCTCGCGGCAATGCCCCCGTCCGAGCGGGCCGCCGCCAGCCGGGCCTTCGAAGCCTTCGCCCGGGCCGCGAGCACCGACCCCGACGACGACGACGGCCGTTTCACGCTGCTGCCGCCGGGGTGGCGGGACGAGGGATTTCCCGAGGACTTGGACGTGGAGCGCGCCTGAGAGATGAGAGCTGCGGGCAGAACCACAGTCTCATCACGCCTCTGCACCCTCCCTTCGATTCATAGGACCTAGAGATCGAGTGCCTTTGTGTTCCAGTTGCGGACCATCCAGCGAAGAAATGACTGGCCGATAAGAATCATCCACAGGCCGATGTAGTAAATGACCGCCATTGCGAGATGGCTTGCAGGTGGGAGATCACTTCTGATGTTGGACGGCGATATTCCGTAGAGCACCCCCAATGCCAACGCAATCGGCAAGAGTCTCGTCATGATCATGACCGCGCGGCCCACCTTGGCGTCGTCGCTCAAGTACTCCTCCGGATACTGCCAGACGGGGCCTCGTACGAATAACAGGAAGACGCGATCTCCTGGCCGATAGTCCGCCTTGATGTGCTTGCGGATGAACTCGCCTACGAACCATTCGCGCGCCAGGTCGACCATGTCGGATGGGCCGACCGGAGGGACATCAAGCCTCCATCGGGTTGGAGCCGGCGAGCGCCCCTTTTTGCTGGTGAACTTCTTCCCCGGCCTCTGAGTCATCCCTGCTTTTCGCGGCATCATCGGAGCGTTCCAATAGCGGACCATCCACCGAAGCCAAGAGTGCGACTTGAGCGCAAACCAACAACTCGCAGAGAACAACAAAAACAGAACGGCGGCCACAATCAGGCCGGTCGTCACATCATTTCCCGATAGCGCGGACGAAGTGACGCCGGTTGTCCGCAGCAGCACAACCAGGCTCAATCCGCCGAGAATCAGCGCGACCAGACAATTATTAAAGAGGTAGACACACCTGTCCCCGACGTACTTGCTTCGCCGGGCTTTGTCTGCCTCGAGATAGCGCCTAGCCGTTTTCACGGCTCCGCGCGTGTCAGCGACACTTCCGAAGAGCGCGTCGTCCAGCCGGTAGTCAGCCCGAAGCATCTTTCGAACGAAGTTTGCTTTCCACGTCACCGATGGGCTCCTACGTGAGGCCGTTGCCTCGCCCGGACGGATGCCACGCCGGATTCGCCGCTAAGCGCCAGCGCGAACGTGCCTTCCTTTCGGATCATCGACGAGATCGGCTCAGTCGTCGATGTTCCAAAAATCTCCACTAGGCCCGCGGCCAGAGCGCGTCGTACGACTCCAAGAGCTTCTGCGGCATCGCGAGGCGACAATATCTGTCCGCATGATCCAGCGAGCCTCTGATCGAATCCGAGTCGTTGTTCAACGAAAACTCAGTCCCGAGCAGACGCCTCGTGACAATATTCCCGGGAAGTACGAGGCCCAGGCCGAAAATGTCTGTGCGTGGTTCGAGTGCTGTTTCGAAGACGAAGGTTTCGTAGAGCACGAATCGGATTTCGCGATCTTCGCGGTTCACTGACAAGAGCGAAGCTTTTGTGCCCAGGTGTGATTCAATCAGACGCGCCAATTCAGTAACGTCGGTAATGTTTGACAATTCATTCTCCTCGGGGATGCGCGATTTGCGCCTTGCCGTCGTAGTCGTACCGATGTGGCTTTGGGAGGACCATGATCAAGGCGCCGGAACTCTGAATCGCTCCGTGGTTCTCGAGCCAGGGTTCATGCGAACCTCGATGGGCTTCGCACGGCCAGCACAACAAGCGGCGCCCCCGACAGCCATGGGATTTGGAACGCTGTCCGCGCCTGCCTCTATTCGATCCGTGTCACAAGCGACGGGGTCGGACAGCCCCGCGCGAGACAAGGTTGACGCATCGACCCAAACCGTTTCTTCCACGAACGTGTCCGCGATCGCGCGGCCATCCACCAGTCCGGCGGCATATTACTGAACGAACCACTCGAGACGATTCTTGGCTGCCGGCCACCCTCGGCGGGGGACGCAACGTAGGTGATCATGGCGCCGACGACGATCGGCAACCCGTGTCAGATCAGCTACCGACCGATGGTCAGCACCCGTGCTCACCGCACTACTAGGACCACGTCGCAACCATGAAGTGCGGCTTGCCCTCCGGATCAAGTGCCGATTGCCGAATCTCCTCCGGGCTCAAGTTCACGTAGTGCGAGAACTCAACGAGTTCGGTCCTGTTTCCAGTTCGAACGACGCCGTCGCTACTGTGGTGCAACTCATACCAGCGATCTCCAGAGTCTGTGACCTCGAAACCGGGGGCTGCCTTGTCAATAGTGACCGGGATCGACACGACCAACAGCATCGGAAGACCCTTGTCACCGCGGAGACTGCTGCAGAACAAATAGGTGAGGAACTTTTCCATATCCTCCAGCAACGGAGAGGAGAACTGCAGGCTCTCCTCGGTGCTGGCTCGCTGCGCCCGGGTCAGGAACAAGCGATCATCAACCACACGAAGGAAGTTCCGTATCTCTGCTCCCGTATCAGCAAACACCCATGCGTCAAACTCCGCCCTGAAACTCCCACCGAAATGCGCAGGAATCGCTACCGAGTTCACGCGCTCCACCATTGCCTCCACATCCGCGTGGTCAATACTCATTTCGAGAACTCTCCCGGGACTAGCACTCCAGCTTTCAGAAGCTCTTGTACGTTCACGATGTCGCCTTTCTCGTTACGAATGAGGAGTTGGTGCCCGCCGCCGGGTCTGCCGAAAGCGCGACGATCTGCAACCCGTCCCAGATCAGATCCCAGCCGGCCTGCTCCCGCCGAGCCGTCTCTGCGGCTTCGATGTCCTTGGCGTAGCCGGAGAACATCTTCTCCCAACCGGCCGTGGCGGCTTTCTGGTTCTGCGTGCAGTAATCCAACATCCCGGAGGTCAGCGGCCCCAACTGCCGCAGAGTCAGAGTGAAGCTGCCCGCGGTGCAGGAACGGCCCTGACCCGACCGTGAGCGCACGATAAGGTCCTTCACCGGCCCGAACCCGGGATCGGAGGCCTCATACGCCTCCCACGTCTCCTTCTGCCCCTTCACGATCGGAGGAATAGGAGGTCGCCTAACTCGGACTTCCGAAGAGGGCGGATCCAAGCGACCACAGGGCTGCGGCCACCCACACGAACGCGACGTACTGCATCGGGATCCAGAAGAGAGTGTGCCTGTTGAACGCACCCTTGGTGGTTGCCGCTGTCTCCGCCGCGAACAGATCGTTGGACATGCGCTGCGCGTCGTGTACTGATGCCGGTGGGGGCTGGCCTGGACCGAGCGAGAATCTGCCGCTCGTGACCAGCTCGTCGAGTTGTGCACGGCGAGCTCTGAGCAGACGCTCGACCGTGCGCTGAGGGCGTCTTCGATTCATCGCGATGCCCGTGAACCAGGTGGCGACTGCTGCCAGGAGAAGCAGAATGCCGAGCGACACATGCGGTGCCGACTTCGGGAGGACCTCAACTTCGAGCCCGCCAGCGATGATGACGGCTGCGGTCGCATAGAGGAGCGCAATGATCCCCCAGCCTCGCCACAGGATGATCATGATGCGCTCTGCTTTGGAGCCGCATACCCGATGTAGACCAGGACGAATGGCGACGGATCCTTTTGGAACACGTGGTAGAAGGGCGAATTGATCTCCAGATCGTTCGCTTCCAACGTCGCCAGAAGCTTCGCGTAGACCGCTTCTGTCTGCTCCTCGAATTCACCCTTGACGATCCCTCTCAGCAAAGGGGCGACGTCGACGTACGAATGAAAGAAAAAATCCTCGTGGCGCAGCAAGGTGCTTTGCCGAATCGGGAGGAACGTCTCGATATCGACCATCTCGTCCATCGGCACGTTGTTGAGACTGTAGAACAGCGGCCCCACGGGTTCGCAGCCGTTCGCCTCGACCCGGGATACGAACTCGTCGAACTGCGCCGCCATCTCCGTGTAGTGACACGTTGTGCGATGGCTCACCACGTTCTGAAAGGACAGTCTTTCGCCGAACGCCACGTCATGAAACGGCGTGGCCATCACCGCTTCTCCACGTGTGCGTATAGGTCGAGCACGGACTCGCCGTAGAAGTCGAGGATCACGTGATAGACGCTCTGAAGACTCAATCCTTCTTCTGCCACCGCCTCCTCGATCGCGTCGTACGGCAGTGGCTCCTCGACATCCCAGTGACGATAGAAGTAGTCAGTCTCCAGCTCTACGCGCTCATGGAATTCGAATCCGGAGTGGCGATCACCGACCATATTCACACGATTACCCAGAGTGGTCATTAAGGTGAAGGTCTCCGATCCAGGAAGTCCCCGAAAGACCATCGGGCCCGTGATGTAGTAACCGTTGTGCACCAGCACCTGGCGGAAGTAGTCGGCAGTCCCGTCGACGATTTCCAGGAGCTCGTCGCCCTCGTGAAGGTCGAGTGTGTAGCTCACGACGTTGTTCATGCTCAGCGTTCGCGGTTGGAGTTTCACGGTGAGTCCTCTTTCTCGTTGTCTCGTTCAGAACCGTTCAGGATGTGCGGCGGATAAGCGGGGAACCGCGGTCACAGGACGTACTTGGCCAGTACCCAGAACAAAGCGAGAGCCCCCGCCACCCCCACGACCCAGAGGAAGATCTTCCTGGCAAGTCTTAGACGTACTTCCTTCGCCACAGGGCGAGGAGGACGCTCCCAGTAGTCACGATCCTTCGACTTCAGATAGGCCAGGTACGCGAACTCGACCGGAAGACTGGTCGTGAAGCAAGCGAAAACGACCAGCATGATGATGCCTATGCAGTTCACGACATATTGGCCTTGTGTCAATACGTTGGGAATGATCATCACAAGCCCGAAGGTGGCCCAGTAGATTTTCGACGTATTGGACCGCGAAACAGCCAGGTAATTTCCGACGGTGCGGTTCTCCGAGTGGCCGAGCCTCAGACGACGCCGCAGCAACAACGCGTGGAACCCGGATGCACCGCCTGTCAGCACCAACGCCACCGCGCCGATTGCGTAGAACATCGCGGGGGACAGACGGCTGGTGGCACTGTCGAATGATGAAATGACGACCGCCATGATGCTGATGCTGTACACCAATAGCGCCGACATGCTCGCCATCACGACCGAAAAGAGTGTCTGGAACCGGAAGACCGCGCGCCTGGAGACTGTAAGAATCAGCACGAAGCCGCACATGCCCAGAACGATCAAGTGAACCGTAAAGAGTGGCAAAAACAAACCAGCGCCTTCATGGAACACGAGCGCTTGAATGCCGGCGAACGTATCGAGGCTGAGGAGCAGAATGACCAGGATCGTTACACCTGGAAGACTCGCCAGCGACGCTCGGGTATTGGCTAACGCTGTGAAATAGGCACGATTAGCCTCCGCAGCGCTTGGCGTCTTGTGCTTATTCACCGCGAATCACCGATAGGTCTTCTTGATCGCATCTTTGGCCACGTCCGTCGTGGAAGCGCCATTCCAGATCGGGAGGTTGACAACCACACCGATACCGAATCCCACGAGCGCACCGACGATGGTCCCGGCTGGGGGAAGTACAAGCGAGCCGAATGCTGCACCCGCCCCCGCGGCCGCAAGCCCGGTTGCTACGTCAACACCTGTATCGACAGCGAAATCGGGAACGTCGCGATCTTGCACGCCATCGCTGAAGTACTTATCGACATTGCTGCCGACGGTGAGGGCTGTGCCCGCAAGGCCAAAGCCTTTGCCGTATCTGGCGAGCTTCGAGGCGTCCTTCCAGCCTTTGTAGTCGTCCAAGAGAGCATCGGCGGCGCCTTTGGCCCCAGCATTCATCGGCTTCTTGTAGTGATCCAATTTGCTTTTGGTTGCCTCATTGAAGCCTTTGCCACCGCCGTAGAGGAAGTCCCCCTTCGGGTTGTAAAGGAACTTTCCGCCGACCTTCAGGCGGCCCTTGCTGTCCGG
Coding sequences within:
- a CDS encoding Imm61 family immunity protein, with product MSIDHADVEAMVERVNSVAIPAHFGGSFRAEFDAWVFADTGAEIRNFLRVVDDRLFLTRAQRASTEESLQFSSPLLEDMEKFLTYLFCSSLRGDKGLPMLLVVSIPVTIDKAAPGFEVTDSGDRWYELHHSSDGVVRTGNRTELVEFSHYVNLSPEEIRQSALDPEGKPHFMVATWS
- a CDS encoding DUF5085 family protein, which gives rise to MATPFHDVAFGERLSFQNVVSHRTTCHYTEMAAQFDEFVSRVEANGCEPVGPLFYSLNNVPMDEMVDIETFLPIRQSTLLRHEDFFFHSYVDVAPLLRGIVKGEFEEQTEAVYAKLLATLEANDLEINSPFYHVFQKDPSPFVLVYIGYAAPKQSAS
- a CDS encoding MarR family transcriptional regulator, translating into MSEDLQVEAALGAADVLMRVAARSVMEVEDVVTSPQLRVLVLIARRGPRTLGDVAAELGVHASNATRLSDKLVQAGLVERHEDPEDRRYVRLTLTRAGRRLVERVIGHRRQAIAEVLAAMPPSERAAASRAFEAFARAASTDPDDDDGRFTLLPPGWRDEGFPEDLDVERA
- a CDS encoding thiamine pyrophosphate-requiring protein — encoded protein: MTTVSEFVIERIREWGVRRVFGFPGDGIGEFDGALGKAERAGEGVEYIRPTHEEIAALMATAHAKFTGEVGVCVATSSPGGFHLINGLYDAKMDNQPVVAIVGQQGLDSLGTFNQQESHLERTFSDVAAYVQTIVSPAQAQAVVDTAFRTAITRLQPCVIILPHDVQGQKMVEPGPEMWQSRSSAVAPSTAIAPPLEQLQAAADLINAGERVTFLVGAGANGATAEVLEAAKLAGAGVITSLRGKQVVPSDVPFHTQQLGLLGSRPSYHQMKECDTLVLLGTNYPYGQFLPATRQARAVQIDLRPEQLGLRYPTEVSIWADVKTALTGLLPLLTQKEDLSWQEKVVDDMQKWDDELAAQAEQTYDDGVNPRRVYAELNKRLPAGAIVTADAGTTADWYGHYIRLHDGMLGDLSGRLATMIAAMPYAEAAKFAYSDRTVVCTIGDGAFQMLGMNELITIKKYLSRWSDPTFIVLVLHNDDLTQVSWEMRTEDANPVWETAQAVESVDYAGWARLLGFNGITVTDDDDVAAAWDAAFAHRGVTLIDAHTSKNVPPLPPHITAEFAKNTAFALLKGDPDGLGAIKDSATSLVTEGVERVKGVLHRDHGDDEG